One Glycine soja cultivar W05 chromosome 2, ASM419377v2, whole genome shotgun sequence genomic region harbors:
- the LOC114380594 gene encoding uncharacterized protein LOC114380594 isoform X2, translating to MASSEEEKLVEDELSYPIMVAERVRSALDESDSFKLECSEVGKHVDRLLQMLRTLVRFATATSTSSVAPPLYERPIRRVAAEASKNLDRALALVRKCKRRSILRRVVSIVSAADFRKVLTHIDASTGDMMWLLSILDADGAGDGGGGGGIVLSLPPIASNDPILSWVLSDSPMRVQTLAANLVARMAKHDPVAQEDFARENAIRPLVTLLSFDTFVDDPLGHLGKQSIHSIVQINKELGKGGRGGHQFSSSYSSSYLFTEWSSRGVNHRKERENEDPVVKLQLKVSCAEALWMLVQGSVTNSRKITETKGMLCLAKIVEMEQGELQLNCLMTMMEITAAAEYNADLRRAAFKTNSPAAKSVVEQLLRIIKEVDSPALQIPAMKAIGSLARTFPARETRVIEPLVTQMGNRNAEVADEAVAALAKFASPDNFLHVEHSKTIVEFSGIPALMRLLRSNEVAQMHHGLTLLCYLALHAGNSESLEQARVLIVLEGADRTVLPQHIKELVSMAIIHLNLYHAGMNSQRISYFP from the exons ATGGCATCGTCGGAGGAGGAGAAGCTAGTGGAGGACGAGTTGTCGTACCCTATTATGGTGGCGGAGCGAGTTCGCTCGGCCCTGGACGAGTCTGACTCGTTCAAACTCGAGTGCTCCGAGGTTGGGAAGCACGTCGATCGCCTCCTCCAAATGCTCCGAACCCTCGTCCGCTTCGCCACCGCCACCTCCACCTCCTCCGTCGCGCCGCCCCTCTACGAGCGCCCCATCCGCCGCGTCGCCGCTGAGGCCTCCAAGAACCTCGACCGCGCCCTCGCCCTCGTCCGCAAGTGCAAGCGCCGCAGCATCCTCCGCCGCGTCGTCTCCATCGTCAGCGCCGCCGATTTCCGCAAAGTCCTCACCCACATCGACGCCTCCACCGGCGACATGATGTGGCTCCTCAGCATCCTCGACGCCGACGGCGCAGGcgacggcggcggcggcggcggcatTGTCCTCTCCCTCCCTCCGATCGCCAGCAACGACCCCATTCTCTCTTGG GTTCTTAGTGACTCCCCCATGAGGGTTCAGACCCTGGCTGCCAATTTGGTTGCCAGGATGGCCAAGCATGACCCTGTCGCGCAGGAGGATTTCGCGAGGGAGAACGCCATTAGGCCGCTTGTCACGCTCTTGTCGTTTGATACCTTTGTGGATGATCCATTGGGGCATTTGGGGAAGCAGAGTATTCACTCTATTGTTCAGATTAATAAGGAGTTGGGGAAGGGTGGCCGGGGAGGGCACCAGTTCTCCAGTTCCTACTCGAGTTCGTATTTGTTTACGGAGTGGAGTAGCCGGGGAGTGAACCATAGGAAGGAGAGGGAGAATGAGGATCCTGTGGTGAAGCTTCAGCTGAAGGTTAGTTGCGCTGAGGCGTTGTGGATGCTTGTGCAAGGGAGCGTGACCAACAGTAGGAAGATAACTGAGACCAAAGGGATGCTTTGCTTGGCTAAGATTGTTGAGATGGAGCAAGGGGAGCTGCAGCTTAATTGCTTGATGACGATGATGGAGATAACCGCTGCTGCTGAATACAATGCTGATCTTCGCCGTGCAGCATTTAAGACCAACTCCCCGGCTGCTAAATCTGTTGTGGAACAGCTGTTGAGGATAATTAAAGAGGTGGACAGCCCGGCATTGCAAATTCCAGCGATGAAGGCCATTGGCTCGTTGGCTAGGACGTTTCCCGCTAGAGAGACCCGGGTAATTGAACCGTTGGTGACACAGATGGGTAATAGAAACGCAGAAGTAGCAGATGAGGCAGTGGCTGCTCTCGCCAAGTTTGCTTCTCCAGATAATTTCCTACATGTGGAGCATTCCAAGACGATAGTTGAATTCAGTGGAATCCCGGCACTGATGAGACTGCTAAGGAGTAATGAAGTTGCCCAGATGCATCATGGGCTAACTCTTCTTTGCTACCTTGCACTGCATGCTGGCAACAGTGAGTCCTTGGAACAAGCAAGGGTGTTGATAGTTCTAGAGGGTGCAGACAGAACAGTCCTTCCTCAGCATATAAAGGAATTGGTCTCCATGGCAATAATCCACCTCAATTTGTATCATGCAGGAATGAATTCTCAAAGGATATCATATTTTCCTTGA
- the LOC114380594 gene encoding uncharacterized protein LOC114380594 isoform X1 — translation MASSEEEKLVEDELSYPIMVAERVRSALDESDSFKLECSEVGKHVDRLLQMLRTLVRFATATSTSSVAPPLYERPIRRVAAEASKNLDRALALVRKCKRRSILRRVVSIVSAADFRKVLTHIDASTGDMMWLLSILDADGAGDGGGGGGIVLSLPPIASNDPILSWVWSFIASIQMGQLNDRIEAANELASFAQDNARNKKIIVEECGVPPLLKLLKEGTSPLAQIAAATTLCHLANDLDRVRVIVSEHGVPAVVQVLSDSPMRVQTLAANLVARMAKHDPVAQEDFARENAIRPLVTLLSFDTFVDDPLGHLGKQSIHSIVQINKELGKGGRGGHQFSSSYSSSYLFTEWSSRGVNHRKERENEDPVVKLQLKVSCAEALWMLVQGSVTNSRKITETKGMLCLAKIVEMEQGELQLNCLMTMMEITAAAEYNADLRRAAFKTNSPAAKSVVEQLLRIIKEVDSPALQIPAMKAIGSLARTFPARETRVIEPLVTQMGNRNAEVADEAVAALAKFASPDNFLHVEHSKTIVEFSGIPALMRLLRSNEVAQMHHGLTLLCYLALHAGNSESLEQARVLIVLEGADRTVLPQHIKELVSMAIIHLNLYHAGMNSQRISYFP, via the coding sequence ATGGCATCGTCGGAGGAGGAGAAGCTAGTGGAGGACGAGTTGTCGTACCCTATTATGGTGGCGGAGCGAGTTCGCTCGGCCCTGGACGAGTCTGACTCGTTCAAACTCGAGTGCTCCGAGGTTGGGAAGCACGTCGATCGCCTCCTCCAAATGCTCCGAACCCTCGTCCGCTTCGCCACCGCCACCTCCACCTCCTCCGTCGCGCCGCCCCTCTACGAGCGCCCCATCCGCCGCGTCGCCGCTGAGGCCTCCAAGAACCTCGACCGCGCCCTCGCCCTCGTCCGCAAGTGCAAGCGCCGCAGCATCCTCCGCCGCGTCGTCTCCATCGTCAGCGCCGCCGATTTCCGCAAAGTCCTCACCCACATCGACGCCTCCACCGGCGACATGATGTGGCTCCTCAGCATCCTCGACGCCGACGGCGCAGGcgacggcggcggcggcggcggcatTGTCCTCTCCCTCCCTCCGATCGCCAGCAACGACCCCATTCTCTCTTGGGTATGGTCTTTTATCGCTTCCATTCAAATGGGTCAGTTAAACGATAGAATTGAGGCTGCAAATGAACTTGCTTCTTTTGCACAAGACAATGCTAGGAATAAAAAGATCATAGTTGAGGAATGTGGGGTGCCTCCTTTGTTGAAGCTTTTAAAGGAAGGCACTTCCCCTCTTGCTCAAATTGCTGCTGCTACTACTTTGTGTCATTTGGCTAATGATTTGGATAGGGTTAGAGTCATTGTGAGTGAGCATGGTGTGCCTGCTGTTGTGCAGGTTCTTAGTGACTCCCCCATGAGGGTTCAGACCCTGGCTGCCAATTTGGTTGCCAGGATGGCCAAGCATGACCCTGTCGCGCAGGAGGATTTCGCGAGGGAGAACGCCATTAGGCCGCTTGTCACGCTCTTGTCGTTTGATACCTTTGTGGATGATCCATTGGGGCATTTGGGGAAGCAGAGTATTCACTCTATTGTTCAGATTAATAAGGAGTTGGGGAAGGGTGGCCGGGGAGGGCACCAGTTCTCCAGTTCCTACTCGAGTTCGTATTTGTTTACGGAGTGGAGTAGCCGGGGAGTGAACCATAGGAAGGAGAGGGAGAATGAGGATCCTGTGGTGAAGCTTCAGCTGAAGGTTAGTTGCGCTGAGGCGTTGTGGATGCTTGTGCAAGGGAGCGTGACCAACAGTAGGAAGATAACTGAGACCAAAGGGATGCTTTGCTTGGCTAAGATTGTTGAGATGGAGCAAGGGGAGCTGCAGCTTAATTGCTTGATGACGATGATGGAGATAACCGCTGCTGCTGAATACAATGCTGATCTTCGCCGTGCAGCATTTAAGACCAACTCCCCGGCTGCTAAATCTGTTGTGGAACAGCTGTTGAGGATAATTAAAGAGGTGGACAGCCCGGCATTGCAAATTCCAGCGATGAAGGCCATTGGCTCGTTGGCTAGGACGTTTCCCGCTAGAGAGACCCGGGTAATTGAACCGTTGGTGACACAGATGGGTAATAGAAACGCAGAAGTAGCAGATGAGGCAGTGGCTGCTCTCGCCAAGTTTGCTTCTCCAGATAATTTCCTACATGTGGAGCATTCCAAGACGATAGTTGAATTCAGTGGAATCCCGGCACTGATGAGACTGCTAAGGAGTAATGAAGTTGCCCAGATGCATCATGGGCTAACTCTTCTTTGCTACCTTGCACTGCATGCTGGCAACAGTGAGTCCTTGGAACAAGCAAGGGTGTTGATAGTTCTAGAGGGTGCAGACAGAACAGTCCTTCCTCAGCATATAAAGGAATTGGTCTCCATGGCAATAATCCACCTCAATTTGTATCATGCAGGAATGAATTCTCAAAGGATATCATATTTTCCTTGA
- the LOC114380636 gene encoding uncharacterized protein LOC114380636 — MATTQEQKATPNILNNTTTTTSSWADPLRNRPSVATVISAVDSFSDPPPNTTSTTKGIPVMTRAQTCHPLDPLSAAEISVAVATVRAAGATPEVRDSMRFVEVVLVEPDKQVVALADAYFFPPFQPSLLPRTKGGPLIPTKLPPRKARLVVYNKRSNETSIWIVELREVHAATRGGHHRGKVISSEVVPNVQPPMDAVEYAECEAAVKDFPPFREAMKRRGIEDMDLVMVDAWCVGYHSEADAPSRRLAKPLIFCRTESDCPMENGYARPVEGIHILVDMQNMEILEFEDRKLIPLPPADPLRNYTSGETRGGVDRSDVKPLQIIQPEGPSFRVNGHFIQWQKWNFRIGFTPREGLVIYSVAYIDGSRGRRPVAHRLSFVEMVVPYGDPNDPHYRKNAFDAGEDGLGKNAHSLKKGCDCLGYIKYFDAHFTNFNGGVETIENCVCLHEEDHGILWKHQDWRTGLAEVRRSRRLTVSFICTVANYEYGFFWHFYQDGKIEAEVKLTGILSLGALQPGESRKYGTTIAPGLYAPVHQHFFVARMDMAVDCKPGEAFNQVVEVDVKIEEPGKNNVHNNAFYAEEKLLKSESEAMRDCNPLSARHWIVRNTRTVNRTGQLTGYKLVPGSNCLPMAGSEAKFLRRAAFLKHNLWVTPYVPGEMHPGGEFPNQNPRVGEGLATWVQKNRSLEEADIVLWYVFGITHIPRLEDWPVMPVERIGFMLMPHGFFNCSPAVDVPPSASDLDDKENGMSAKPIQNGMIAKL; from the exons ATGGCCACAACTCAGGAACAAAAAGCCACGCCAAACATTCTCAataacaccaccaccaccacttctTCTTGGGCTGATCCCCTCCGCAACCGACCCTCCGTCGCCACCGTCATCTCCGCCGTTGACTCCTTCTCCGATCCTCCTCCCAACACCACTTCCACCACCAAAG GTATCCCAGTCATGACCAGAGCTCAAACCTGCCACCCTTTGGATCCACTATCAGCTGCTGAAATATCAGTAGCTGTAGCTACAGTTCGAGCTGCTGGGGCAACCCCTGAG GTGAGGGATAGCATGCGCTTTGTTGAAGTAGTCTTGGTAGAACCAGATAAGCAAGTTGTTGCATTAGCAGATGCATATTTCTTCCCTCCTTTCCAGCCATCATTGCTCCCCAGGACTAAAGGAGGACCTCTGATTCCTACTAAACTTCCCCCAAGGAAAGCACGATTGGTTGTTTACAACAAAAGGTCAAATGAGACAAGCATATGGATTGTTGAACTTAGAGAAGTACATGCAGCAACTCGAGGTGGTCATCATAGAGGCAAAGTAATTTCTTCTGAAGTCGTTCCAAATGTTCAGCCACCAATg GATGCTGTGGAGTATGCTGAATGTGAAGCTGCTGTGAAAGATTTCCCTCCATTTCGTGAAGCAATGAAGAGAAGAGGGATAGAGGACATGGATCTTGTGATGGTGGATGCATG GTGTGTTGGATATCATAGTGAAGCGGATGCTCCTAGCCGCCGGCTTGCTAAACCGCTAATCTTTTGTAGAACTGAGAGTGACTGCCCAATGGAAAATGGCTATGCACGTCCAGTTGAAGGAATCCATATACTTGTAGACATGCAAAATATGGAAATTCTTGAGTTTGAAGACCGTAAACTAATTCCCCTTCCACCTGCTGATCCATTGAGAAATTATACTTCTGGTGAAACCAGGGGAGGAGTTGATAGAAGTGATGTGAAACCATTACAGATTATTCAGCCTGAAGGTCCAAGTTTTCGTGTCAACGGGCACTTCATTCAATGGCAGAAG TGGAACTTTCGCATCGGTTTTACTCCTAGGGAAGGTTTGGTTATTTATTCTGTAGCCTATATTGATGGAAGTCGAGGGCGAAGGCCTGTGGCCCACAGATTGAGTTTTGTTGAGATGGTGGTCCCTTATGGAGATCCAAATGATCCTCACTATAGGAAGAATGCTTTTGATGCAGGAGAAGATGGTCTGGGTAAAAATGCTCATTCTCTAAAGAAG GGTTGTGATTGTTTAGGCTATATCAAGTACTTTGATGCTCACTTCACAAACTTTAATGGAGGTGTTGAAACAATAGAGAATTGTGTTTGCTTGCATGAAGAGGATCATGGTATTTTATGGAAGCATCAAGATTGGAGAACAGGTTTGGCTGAAGTTCGACGGTCTAGAAGGCTGACAGTGTCTTTTATATGCACTGTGGCTAACTATGAGTATGGATTTTTCTGGCACTTCTATCAG GATGGAAAAATAGAAGCTGAGGTCAAGCTCACGGGAATTCTCAGTTTAGGAGCATTGCAACCAGGTGAAAGTCGAAAATATGGCACGACTATTGCACCTGGATTATATGCACCTGTCCACCAACACTTTTTTGTTGCTCGTATGGACATGGCTGTTGATTGCAAGCCTGGTGAAGCATTTAATCAG GTTGTTGAGGTGGATGTCAAAATTGAAGAGCCAGGAAAGAATAATGTTCACAACAATGCATTTTATGCTGAGGAAAAACTGCTTAAATCAGAATCGGAAGCAATGCGTGATTGTAACCCTTTATCTGCTCGACATTGGATT gtTAGGAACACAAGGACGGTAAACCGAACTGGGCAGCTAACAGGATACAAGCTAGTACCTGGTTCAAATTGTTTACCCATGGCTGGTTCAGAGGCCAAGTTTCTGAGGAGAGCAGCTTTCTTGAAGCACAATCTTTGGgtcactccttatgttcccggCGAAATGCATCCCGGAGGGGAGTTTCCTAATCAGAATCCACGCGTTGGAGAGGGTTTGGCTACTTGGGTTCAGAAGAATAGATCATTGGAAGAAGCCGATATAGTTCTTTG GTACGTGTTTGGTATAACACACATTCCCCGATTGGAAGACTGGCCAGTTATGCCAGTGGAACGCATTGGCTTTATGCTTATG CCACATGGGTTTTTCAATTGCTCCCCAGCTGTAGATGTTCCCCCAAGTGCAAGTGATTTGGATGATAAGGAGAATGGGATGTCTGCAAAGCCTATTCAGAATGGGATGATTGCCAAGCTCTAA
- the LOC114380652 gene encoding protein DETOXIFICATION 29-like: protein MVESKKLGYLAGPAIFSFVSKYSLGAFTQIFAGHVGTIDLAAVSVENSLIAGFSYGIMLGMGSALETLCGQAVGAGKLDMLGVYMQRSWVLLLSMAFVLWPMYIFAGQVLKFIGQDTQISEAAGTFAIWMIPQLFAYALNFPVAKFLQAQVLSWLLMVKLELGLVGAAVVLNGSWWWLSWFMCLVGGVGLRGTASRGKRFGISVDSFASLLLLLLCSAWKHVLYGSDFVCWIPQECTSLCRRLLYLHEYIRLDHHGIFWDERRHKELPLVRDGRLLLPM, encoded by the exons ATGGTGGAGTCCAAGAAGCTCGGGTACCTCGCCGGCCCCGCCATCTTCTCCTTCGTCTCAAAGTACTCCCTCGGCGCCTTCACTCAAATCTTTGCCGGCCACGTCGGCACCATTGACCTCGCCGCCGTCTCCGTCGAAAACTCCCTCATCGCCGGCTTCTCCTACGGCATAATG CTAGGGATGGGAAGCGCGTTGGAAACGCTGTGTGGACAAGCGGTGGGAGCAGGGAAGCTTGACATGCTGGGAGTGTACATGCAGCGGTCATGGGTGTTACTTCTCAGCATGGCTTTTGTTCTGTGGCCTATGTACATCTTCGCGGGACAAGTTCTGAAGTTCATAGGGCAAGACACCCAAATTTCGGAGGCTGCGGGAACCTTCGCCATTTGGATGATTCCGCAGCTGTTTGCGTACGCGCTGAATTTTCCGGTGGCGAAGTTCCTGCAGGCGCAGGTGCTGAGTTGGCTGCTCATGGTGAAGCTCGAGTTGGGGCTGGTGGGCGCCGCCGTCGTGCTCAATGGCTCGTGGTGGTGGCTCAGTTGGTTTATGTGTTTGGTGGGTGGTGTTGGCCTGCGTGGAACGGCTTCTCGGGGGAAGCGTTTCGGAATCTCTGTGGATTCTTTCGCCTCTCTCTTGCTTCTGCTGTTATGCTCTG CTTGGAAACATGTACTTTATGGCTCTGATTTTGTTTGCTGGATACCTCAAGAATGCACAAGTCTTTGTAGACGCCTTCTCTATCTG CATGAATATATTAGGCTGGACCATCATGGTATCTTTTGGGATGAACGCCGCCACAAG